A DNA window from Synechococcales cyanobacterium T60_A2020_003 contains the following coding sequences:
- a CDS encoding serine/threonine phosphatase has translation MQMRVCPQCQYTNPDDYRYCQQCGASLSGGISLPETPKLDAENSTDPLTETDTPIEEESLVTWYVICSSNGSASDRSTPPATPSADGAYLDQSQRYEIMGDVAAIGVNSSGDVEFQVHDLSPDAPSYLEQLYGICPPACPESSILDEEDYHVTSSGRATYTVRPDRDLTLPAIAQLYLSLQHQLYPSLPRIHDAWQQEGSVILLLEDRSALPSLLTAMHADSIDPFQVVSWLYYTTKLWELLETYGCGQSLLVPENLRIDEDGIICLQRLYLDSPTDPPTLCHLGGLWQRLLQQAERPYPDPIRQICDDVESSVITTVAQIQERLRLIADDLQSSSEATDLQLLDLSLSSYGDSQLTMKEHDHDSLQSFTTEPKDLSASEEGESELEDWQKTTRPVPAEQMDTEPDGDDLPTIVLPMQLLSVEDAGRTDIGRQRKDNQDYFAIKTHVRKVESPTGRSLHAQGLYILCDGMGGHAGGEIASTLATQTLEQYFETHWDDGLPDEETIKNGIFLANNAIYDLNVQNMRSGSGRMGTTLVLVLLQGTEVAIAHVGDSRLYRYSRRQGLELLTVDHEVGQRDIQRGMDPVEAYSHPEAYQLTQALGPRDQDFVHPDVAFLDVNEDNIFLLCSDGLTDNDLIETYCQSHVEPLLSPQTSLEQGASQLIELANHYNGHDNISVILIRVRVRPNTMLLRRG, from the coding sequence TTGCAGATGCGTGTTTGTCCCCAGTGCCAGTACACCAATCCCGACGACTATCGCTATTGCCAGCAGTGCGGTGCGAGTTTGTCGGGAGGGATTAGCTTACCTGAAACGCCTAAACTGGATGCAGAGAACTCAACTGATCCGCTTACCGAAACGGATACCCCGATCGAAGAAGAATCTCTAGTAACGTGGTACGTCATTTGTTCGTCGAATGGTTCAGCCTCGGATCGAAGCACTCCTCCCGCAACTCCATCTGCCGATGGGGCCTATCTCGATCAAAGCCAACGCTACGAGATTATGGGCGACGTCGCTGCCATAGGGGTCAACTCGTCAGGCGATGTAGAATTTCAAGTTCACGACCTCTCCCCGGATGCGCCGTCTTACCTAGAGCAGCTCTACGGCATTTGCCCACCTGCTTGCCCAGAGTCCTCGATCTTAGATGAAGAGGACTACCACGTTACCTCTTCGGGGCGAGCGACCTACACGGTGCGTCCCGACCGCGACCTTACCTTACCTGCGATCGCCCAACTCTACCTTAGCCTTCAGCATCAGCTTTATCCGTCTCTGCCAAGGATTCACGATGCTTGGCAGCAAGAAGGCAGCGTTATTTTATTGCTGGAAGATCGGTCTGCCTTGCCCTCTCTTTTGACGGCCATGCACGCTGATTCCATAGATCCGTTTCAGGTTGTGAGTTGGCTCTATTACACCACGAAGCTTTGGGAGCTTCTAGAAACCTACGGTTGCGGTCAAAGTCTGCTTGTCCCTGAGAACCTTCGCATTGATGAAGACGGCATTATTTGTTTGCAGCGCCTTTATCTTGACTCACCCACCGATCCTCCAACGCTCTGTCATCTTGGCGGCCTTTGGCAACGTCTATTGCAGCAAGCAGAGCGCCCGTATCCAGATCCTATTAGGCAGATCTGCGATGACGTGGAATCATCTGTTATTACCACAGTAGCCCAGATCCAAGAGCGATTACGCCTAATTGCAGATGATTTGCAATCCTCGTCCGAAGCTACAGATTTGCAACTCCTTGATTTATCCCTATCCTCTTACGGTGACTCCCAATTGACAATGAAAGAACATGATCATGATTCTCTCCAGTCCTTTACTACGGAACCCAAAGATTTGTCCGCGTCAGAAGAAGGGGAGTCGGAGTTGGAAGATTGGCAAAAGACGACACGGCCTGTTCCTGCCGAACAGATGGATACAGAGCCGGATGGAGATGACCTTCCCACAATCGTCCTCCCGATGCAGTTGTTAAGCGTTGAAGACGCCGGACGTACGGATATCGGTCGTCAACGCAAGGATAATCAAGACTATTTTGCGATTAAGACCCATGTGCGTAAAGTGGAAAGCCCAACGGGGCGATCGCTTCATGCCCAAGGACTTTATATCCTGTGTGATGGGATGGGCGGCCATGCAGGGGGCGAAATCGCAAGCACCCTGGCGACCCAAACGCTGGAGCAGTACTTTGAAACCCATTGGGATGATGGCTTACCGGACGAAGAAACGATTAAGAACGGGATTTTTCTAGCCAACAACGCAATTTATGACCTGAACGTCCAAAATATGCGGTCTGGCAGTGGCCGGATGGGCACAACCCTGGTTTTGGTCTTGCTCCAAGGCACAGAAGTGGCGATCGCCCATGTGGGGGATAGTCGCCTCTACCGCTACAGCCGTCGGCAAGGATTAGAATTGTTGACGGTGGATCATGAGGTGGGCCAGCGTGACATTCAGCGGGGCATGGATCCGGTTGAAGCCTATTCCCATCCCGAAGCGTACCAACTAACCCAAGCCCTCGGCCCCCGGGATCAGGATTTTGTCCATCCTGATGTAGCGTTTTTGGACGTCAACGAAGACAATATTTTTCTCCTCTGTTCCGATGGGTTGACTGATAACGATTTAATCGAAACCTACTGTCAGAGCCATGTTGAACCCCTACTCAGTCCTCAAACTAGTCTGGAACAGGGAGCAAGCCAACTCATTGAATTAGCAAACCACTATAACGGCCACGATAATATCAGCGTAATCCTGATTCGAGTTCGGGTGCGACCTAATACGATGTTGCTGCGTCGTGGATAG